Proteins encoded together in one Corallococcus soli window:
- a CDS encoding cytochrome-c peroxidase, translating to MSLFRPCTALLALALMGTGCESEAPFPTEDELDQLSTLHTPSVKPEVDPTNRFGDNAAAASLGHRLFEDPGLSRCGTVSCRGCHAGESYTVETATAEGCDGQRTERNPPSLLNAGYNRWFMWDGRADRLWSQAVLPLTNPVEMDSNAEVVRARLVAEPTYVAEYTQLFGTAPGDEPDGDRLMANVGKVLAAYQRTLNRTDSPFDADVRRFLQAVAAGTQEQDPAYLGLKTFIRKGQCVVCHKGRMLTDDKFHNLGLKDAGAGKRGHADAVEPLLSWKFNAAGLFSDAPAGMDAARLPTLRTQVQGKPDEVVGAFRTPTLRNVALSAPYMHTGAEKTLEDVIDFYNEGGDPEGTFTGVRTVSIVKLDLSTEEKQSLVTLLKSMTGVAR from the coding sequence ATGTCCTTGTTCCGTCCGTGTACCGCCCTGCTCGCCCTGGCCCTGATGGGGACGGGTTGCGAGTCCGAAGCGCCCTTCCCCACCGAGGACGAGCTCGACCAGCTGAGCACCCTGCACACGCCGAGCGTGAAGCCGGAGGTGGATCCGACGAACAGGTTCGGGGACAACGCGGCCGCGGCCTCGCTGGGCCACCGGCTGTTCGAGGACCCGGGGCTGTCGCGCTGCGGGACGGTGTCCTGCCGCGGCTGCCACGCGGGGGAGAGCTACACGGTGGAGACGGCCACGGCGGAGGGCTGCGACGGGCAGCGCACGGAGCGCAACCCGCCCAGCCTGCTCAACGCGGGCTACAACCGCTGGTTCATGTGGGACGGCCGCGCGGACCGGCTCTGGTCCCAGGCGGTGCTGCCGCTGACGAACCCGGTGGAGATGGACTCGAACGCGGAGGTCGTGCGCGCGCGGCTGGTGGCGGAGCCCACGTACGTGGCGGAGTACACGCAGCTGTTCGGCACGGCGCCCGGGGATGAGCCGGACGGGGACCGGCTGATGGCCAACGTGGGCAAGGTGCTGGCGGCGTACCAGCGCACGCTCAACCGGACGGACTCACCCTTCGACGCAGACGTGCGGCGCTTCCTCCAGGCGGTGGCGGCGGGCACGCAGGAGCAGGACCCGGCGTACCTGGGGCTGAAGACCTTCATCCGCAAGGGCCAGTGCGTGGTGTGCCACAAGGGCCGCATGCTGACGGACGACAAGTTCCACAACCTGGGCCTGAAGGACGCGGGCGCCGGCAAGCGCGGCCACGCGGACGCGGTGGAGCCGCTGCTGTCCTGGAAGTTCAACGCCGCGGGCCTCTTCAGCGACGCGCCGGCGGGCATGGACGCGGCGCGGCTGCCCACGCTGCGCACGCAGGTGCAGGGCAAGCCGGACGAGGTGGTGGGCGCCTTCCGCACGCCGACCCTGCGCAACGTGGCGCTGAGCGCGCCCTACATGCACACGGGCGCGGAGAAGACGCTGGAGGACGTCATCGACTTCTACAACGAGGGCGGGGATCCGGAAGGCACGTTCACCGGCGTGCGCACGGTGTCCATCGTCAAGCTGGACCTGAGCACCGAGGAGAAGCAGTCCCTGGTGACGCTGCTCAAGTCCATGACGGGTGTAGCGCGCTGA
- a CDS encoding S8 family serine peptidase has product MKRWGFIGLLALVACGPESSTRPVTRGQACPGVVAGGMTHRQGLDSPLPSRVGQDGRQAVIIRFHRGGGQTRASRITAAAGAELTRGTGAKVSAIYRNIPAVAARVTPLERVLLERSTLVESIEEDQTWAGQGLPLSLPARVLSSSEGVAPTDEYSAGLRLVQAPRVWDANGDGVVDPGAPTGEGVRVCVIDSGLDVEHPEFRGAVVASHDFLDDDEDPTDKSARGEWGQGHGTHVAGIIGARLGQGSVTAPRMSPGGMVGVAPGASLLIARVLDEQGSTRMSVVLSALEWCESQGARVVSLSLGGGTATRSAVEAFKAALDHGMLVVAAAGNQGGPVLYPASDPSVLAVGAVDANERRASFSCMGEDLGLVAPGVDVLSTFPRGLGAFAEMAVNDMAPMSRSLLYSPTGDALGRLVDCGQGESLDACQGATCDGFVAYVRPGAVPVDQAMSNVMMQGASAVIFGADDGPAGGVVDIMSLPRRGHWAPAVSVNQATSTVLRQRLGTYARLTLVPMDYTHVSGTSMAAPFVSGVAALLWSAHPTLTPQQVRAAMEASAHDLGTPGKDPVFGHGLVRAHDALQLLQ; this is encoded by the coding sequence ATGAAGCGATGGGGATTCATCGGGTTGCTGGCGCTGGTCGCATGTGGGCCGGAGTCCTCCACACGGCCCGTGACGCGGGGGCAGGCGTGCCCGGGCGTCGTCGCCGGGGGGATGACACACCGTCAGGGCCTGGACTCACCGCTGCCCTCGCGGGTGGGGCAGGACGGGCGGCAGGCGGTCATCATCCGCTTCCACCGGGGCGGAGGCCAGACACGGGCCTCGCGCATCACGGCGGCGGCGGGCGCCGAGCTCACCCGGGGCACCGGGGCGAAGGTGAGCGCCATCTACCGCAACATCCCCGCGGTGGCCGCGCGCGTGACGCCGCTGGAGCGGGTCCTGCTGGAGCGCAGCACGCTGGTGGAGAGCATCGAGGAGGATCAAACCTGGGCCGGCCAGGGCCTGCCGCTGTCGCTGCCGGCGCGGGTGCTGTCATCCAGCGAGGGTGTCGCGCCGACCGACGAGTACTCCGCGGGGCTGCGCCTGGTGCAGGCGCCCCGGGTGTGGGACGCGAACGGGGACGGCGTGGTGGATCCCGGCGCGCCCACGGGCGAGGGCGTGCGGGTGTGCGTCATCGACAGCGGGCTGGACGTGGAGCACCCGGAGTTCCGGGGCGCCGTGGTGGCCAGCCACGACTTCCTGGACGACGACGAGGATCCCACCGACAAGAGCGCCAGGGGCGAGTGGGGCCAGGGCCACGGCACGCACGTGGCGGGCATCATCGGCGCCCGGCTGGGGCAGGGCAGCGTCACGGCCCCCCGGATGAGCCCGGGGGGCATGGTGGGCGTGGCCCCCGGCGCCTCGCTGCTCATCGCGCGCGTGCTGGATGAGCAGGGCTCCACGCGGATGAGCGTCGTGCTCTCCGCCCTGGAGTGGTGCGAGTCCCAGGGCGCGCGCGTCGTGTCGCTGTCGCTGGGGGGCGGCACGGCCACGCGCAGCGCCGTGGAGGCGTTCAAGGCGGCGCTGGACCACGGCATGCTCGTGGTGGCGGCCGCCGGCAACCAGGGCGGCCCGGTGCTGTACCCGGCGTCGGATCCGTCCGTCCTCGCGGTGGGCGCGGTGGACGCGAACGAGCGGCGCGCGAGCTTCTCCTGCATGGGTGAGGACCTGGGCCTGGTGGCGCCCGGCGTGGACGTGCTGTCCACCTTCCCCCGGGGCCTGGGCGCCTTCGCGGAGATGGCCGTGAACGACATGGCCCCCATGTCCCGCTCGCTCCTGTATTCACCCACGGGCGATGCCCTGGGACGGCTGGTGGATTGCGGCCAGGGGGAGTCCCTGGACGCGTGTCAGGGCGCCACCTGTGACGGCTTCGTGGCCTACGTGCGCCCGGGCGCGGTGCCCGTCGACCAGGCCATGTCCAACGTGATGATGCAGGGCGCAAGCGCGGTCATCTTCGGCGCGGATGACGGCCCCGCGGGCGGCGTGGTGGACATCATGTCCCTGCCCCGCCGGGGACACTGGGCGCCCGCCGTCAGCGTCAACCAGGCCACCAGCACCGTGCTGCGCCAGCGCCTGGGCACCTACGCGCGGCTGACGCTGGTCCCCATGGACTACACCCACGTCTCCGGCACCTCCATGGCCGCGCCCTTCGTGAGCGGCGTCGCGGCCCTCCTCTGGAGCGCCCACCCCACCCTCACGCCCCAGCAGGTGCGCGCGGCGATGGAGGCCTCCGCGCACGACCTGGGCACGCCCGGAAAGGACCCCGTGTTCGGCCACGGGCTGGTGCGCGCCCACGACGCCTTGCAGCTTCTTCAGTGA
- a CDS encoding serine/threonine protein kinase — MSTPPPESPRFFGRYELVHLLGQGGMGEVYLAKLTGAAGFEKPCIVKTILPGLVKDRQFLDRFHHEAKVLVHLVHSSIAQVYDMGEADGTYYMALEYVAGVDLGYLLEQARVQGRAVPAPVALYIGQRMAEGLGYAHRKTGSDGEPLGIVHRDVSPHNVMVSYEGEVKVIDFGLAKSTARSKYTLPATVMGKLGYMSPEQVRAEPLDHRSDIYSCAVVVWEMLSGRGLVPHGTVGEMMAAMSQPVVPPLADLRPDVDASLETVLRRALAPVPAERYARADDFARALNAELLRTGATMGAEEVGEFVRGLCPEAFAEQRKLASNVSGERRTPPPTARSGSGTGMYGAPGEGPESGAAFQATAVRTPGDAAVRRDTGRIEMEPLARGPSGTFVSGGTGPAPSTKGSGGVARGDDAPDASSLDATAVRRMPKPPAPALAPAGGTSEQALAKPERRRPLAQIAVAALLLVGVTVGLTTYVIHARTPDEPVLPPPSAVTPTVPVVAASEPPPDVTPPPDVTPPPEEAPVVAENGEPDAGLAPSPAGVPGKPSDVKSASASKTRRPVRMVAVSTPVAPIEELRGGQRVVKADAGPGLNAGASLQVVGPAARGSNKRPLLGMARVESIRPRRDLIVLRLDDDADAAKGERYVVLPPRLATLPAPEPVAAPVQEEPPAAPHKLMGSALTDGLLGFNVNRTLTILNEDTIAWTRCKLVLSRRQQAEMASLAPYSKHEVKTVAPYFTVRASAPMVPERVVRVICKEGEGEFPLRKQ, encoded by the coding sequence ATGAGCACCCCTCCCCCAGAGTCCCCTCGGTTTTTCGGGCGCTACGAGCTCGTCCACCTCCTGGGCCAGGGCGGCATGGGGGAGGTGTACCTGGCGAAGCTGACCGGGGCGGCGGGCTTCGAGAAGCCCTGCATCGTGAAGACCATCCTGCCGGGGCTGGTGAAGGACCGGCAGTTCCTGGACCGCTTCCACCACGAGGCCAAGGTGCTGGTGCACCTGGTGCACTCCTCCATCGCCCAGGTGTACGACATGGGCGAGGCGGACGGCACCTACTACATGGCCCTGGAGTACGTGGCGGGCGTGGACCTGGGCTACCTGCTGGAGCAGGCGCGGGTGCAGGGGCGGGCGGTGCCGGCGCCGGTGGCGCTCTACATCGGCCAGCGCATGGCGGAGGGCCTGGGGTACGCGCACCGCAAGACGGGCTCGGATGGCGAACCGCTGGGCATCGTCCACCGGGACGTGTCCCCGCACAACGTGATGGTGTCGTACGAGGGCGAGGTGAAGGTCATCGACTTCGGCCTCGCGAAGTCCACCGCGCGCAGCAAGTACACGCTGCCGGCCACGGTGATGGGGAAGCTGGGCTACATGTCCCCGGAGCAGGTGCGCGCCGAGCCGCTGGACCACCGCAGCGACATCTACTCCTGCGCGGTGGTGGTGTGGGAGATGCTATCGGGCCGTGGGCTGGTTCCCCACGGCACCGTGGGTGAGATGATGGCGGCCATGTCGCAGCCGGTGGTGCCGCCCCTGGCGGACCTCCGGCCGGACGTGGACGCCTCGCTGGAAACCGTCCTGCGCCGCGCGCTCGCGCCCGTGCCGGCGGAGCGCTACGCGCGGGCGGACGACTTCGCCCGCGCGCTCAACGCGGAGCTGCTGCGCACCGGCGCGACGATGGGCGCGGAAGAGGTGGGCGAGTTCGTGCGCGGCCTCTGCCCGGAGGCCTTCGCGGAGCAGCGCAAGCTGGCGTCCAACGTCTCCGGGGAGCGCCGCACGCCGCCGCCCACCGCGCGTTCGGGCTCCGGCACCGGCATGTATGGCGCTCCTGGAGAGGGACCGGAGTCGGGCGCGGCCTTCCAGGCCACGGCCGTGCGCACGCCTGGCGACGCGGCCGTGCGGCGGGACACGGGGCGCATCGAGATGGAGCCCCTGGCGCGAGGCCCCTCCGGGACGTTCGTCTCCGGGGGGACGGGCCCGGCTCCCAGCACGAAGGGCTCCGGGGGCGTGGCCCGCGGTGACGACGCGCCGGACGCGTCCTCGCTGGACGCCACCGCGGTGCGCCGGATGCCGAAGCCCCCGGCTCCGGCCCTGGCTCCAGCGGGAGGCACCTCCGAACAGGCCCTGGCGAAGCCCGAGCGTCGCCGGCCGCTGGCGCAGATCGCCGTGGCCGCGTTGCTGCTGGTGGGCGTCACGGTGGGCCTCACCACGTATGTGATTCACGCGCGCACTCCGGACGAACCCGTCCTGCCGCCTCCGTCGGCCGTCACCCCGACGGTGCCGGTGGTGGCCGCGTCCGAGCCGCCCCCGGACGTGACGCCGCCCCCGGACGTGACGCCGCCTCCCGAGGAGGCGCCCGTCGTCGCTGAGAACGGGGAGCCGGACGCGGGCCTGGCGCCGTCTCCGGCGGGGGTCCCCGGCAAGCCGTCGGACGTGAAGTCAGCGTCGGCGTCGAAGACGCGGCGGCCCGTGCGCATGGTGGCCGTGAGCACGCCGGTGGCGCCCATCGAGGAGCTGCGAGGGGGCCAGCGCGTGGTGAAGGCGGACGCGGGGCCCGGGCTCAACGCGGGGGCGTCGTTGCAGGTGGTGGGGCCGGCCGCGCGGGGGTCCAACAAGCGTCCGCTGCTGGGGATGGCCCGCGTGGAGAGCATCCGTCCCCGGAGGGATCTGATCGTCCTGCGGTTGGATGACGACGCCGACGCGGCGAAGGGTGAGCGCTACGTGGTGCTGCCCCCGCGCCTGGCCACGCTCCCGGCGCCCGAGCCCGTCGCGGCGCCGGTGCAAGAGGAGCCGCCCGCCGCGCCGCACAAGTTGATGGGCTCCGCGCTGACGGATGGCTTGCTGGGCTTCAACGTCAACCGGACGCTCACCATCCTCAACGAGGACACCATCGCCTGGACGCGGTGCAAGCTGGTGCTGTCGCGGCGGCAGCAGGCGGAGATGGCGTCGCTCGCGCCGTACTCGAAGCACGAGGTGAAGACGGTCGCGCCCTACTTCACGGTGCGGGCCAGCGCGCCCATGGTGCCGGAGCGCGTGGTGCGGGTCATCTGCAAGGAAGGCGAAGGGGAGTTCCCGCTGCGCAAGCAGTAG
- a CDS encoding PDR/VanB family oxidoreductase, with protein MTTKTLRLRVARITREAEGILSYELTSEDGGALPDFEAGAHLDVQVPTLHGLRQYSLCNDPGETHRYVITVQRDANGRGGSRAMHDHVREGDVLTVSEPVNDFPLLYARSYVLIAGGIGVTPLLAMARVLERTGAEWVLHYCTRDEGRTAFRELLTSPSFAGRVHLHHDGGDPAKGLDVRALLATRGPGTRLYCCGPAGLMKAVRDAALLNRWPWEKVHFEAFSAEGASATHATPEEDFEVSLRSTGQVLRVPAGKSVLNVLRTHGVKVESDCEAGSCGTCLTRVCEGTPEHRDTFFQAEPAGDSRMLVCVSRARSKRLVLDL; from the coding sequence GTGACGACGAAGACGCTGCGCCTGCGGGTGGCGCGCATCACCCGCGAGGCCGAGGGCATCCTCTCCTACGAGCTGACGTCCGAGGACGGCGGCGCGCTGCCCGACTTCGAGGCCGGAGCCCACCTGGACGTCCAGGTGCCCACGCTCCACGGCCTGCGGCAGTACTCGCTATGCAACGACCCTGGCGAGACGCACCGCTACGTCATCACCGTGCAGCGCGACGCGAACGGGCGCGGCGGTTCGCGGGCCATGCACGACCACGTCCGCGAGGGCGACGTGCTCACCGTGAGCGAGCCCGTCAACGACTTCCCGCTCCTCTACGCGCGCAGCTACGTGCTCATCGCGGGCGGCATCGGCGTCACGCCGCTGCTGGCCATGGCGCGCGTGCTGGAGCGCACCGGCGCGGAGTGGGTGCTGCACTACTGCACGCGCGACGAGGGCCGCACGGCCTTCCGGGAGCTGCTCACCTCGCCGTCCTTCGCCGGCCGCGTGCACCTGCACCACGACGGAGGCGACCCCGCGAAGGGCCTGGACGTGCGCGCGCTGCTGGCCACGCGCGGCCCGGGCACACGGCTGTACTGCTGCGGCCCCGCGGGCCTGATGAAGGCCGTGCGCGACGCGGCGCTGCTGAACCGGTGGCCCTGGGAGAAGGTGCACTTCGAGGCCTTCAGCGCGGAGGGCGCCTCCGCCACCCACGCGACGCCGGAGGAGGACTTCGAGGTGTCCCTGCGCAGCACCGGCCAGGTGCTGCGCGTCCCGGCCGGCAAGAGCGTGCTCAACGTGCTGCGCACCCACGGGGTGAAGGTGGAGAGCGACTGCGAGGCCGGCTCCTGCGGCACCTGCCTCACGCGCGTGTGCGAGGGCACTCCCGAACACCGCGACACGTTCTTCCAGGCGGAGCCCGCGGGGGACTCACGCATGCTCGTCTGCGTCTCGCGCGCACGTTCCAAGCGGCTGGTGCTGGACCTGTAG
- a CDS encoding hemerythrin domain-containing protein, with translation MDAITLLKADHKTVEQLFRKFEKSGDHALAHKRKLVDEVVRELSVHAAIEEQVFYPAVRARAEELSPDVLRALEEHHVVKWLLSELDTMPPEAERFDAKMHVLMENVRAHVTEEEQYLFPEVKKVFKPQELRQVGEALELAKRAAPTHPHPAAPDTPPGNLLAGAVSAVMDMGRDALRTARRKAETQVRKATRRPARKPEPTMTMDSAGESLPH, from the coding sequence ATGGATGCCATCACGCTGCTGAAGGCGGACCACAAGACGGTGGAGCAGCTGTTCCGCAAGTTCGAGAAGTCGGGCGACCACGCGCTGGCGCACAAGCGCAAGCTGGTGGATGAGGTCGTGCGCGAGCTGTCGGTGCACGCGGCCATCGAGGAGCAGGTCTTCTATCCGGCGGTGCGCGCGCGCGCGGAGGAGCTGTCCCCGGACGTGCTGCGCGCGTTGGAGGAGCACCACGTCGTGAAGTGGCTGCTGTCGGAGCTGGACACGATGCCGCCGGAGGCGGAGCGCTTCGACGCGAAGATGCACGTGCTGATGGAGAACGTGCGCGCGCACGTCACCGAGGAGGAGCAGTACCTGTTCCCGGAGGTGAAGAAGGTCTTCAAGCCGCAGGAGCTGCGGCAGGTGGGCGAGGCACTGGAGCTGGCGAAGCGGGCGGCGCCCACGCACCCGCACCCGGCCGCGCCGGACACGCCGCCGGGCAACCTGCTGGCGGGCGCGGTGTCGGCGGTGATGGACATGGGGCGGGACGCCCTGCGCACGGCGCGGCGCAAGGCGGAGACGCAGGTGCGCAAGGCCACGCGGCGTCCGGCGCGCAAGCCGGAGCCCACGATGACGATGGACTCCGCGGGCGAGTCGCTGCCGCACTGA
- a CDS encoding SIMPL domain-containing protein, whose product MSAVRRMLSTLVVLAGFTAAAQSPSPGSPQARPPVDPQVRTLRVEGTGEVKAQPDEAFIDVAVETSAANAKAAGEENAKRMEKVLAALMSAGIAKRDLQTRNYNVYPEYTPSPPQGGEPKLKGYRVSNLVSVHVTDLTKVGGLLDKALAAGANRVDSVRFGLSRQDAVQGEALRQAVGRARKSAEVLAASLNVKLGAVLDASTVTEAPRLYPATFAMDMAESRSAPTTPINPEEQTVQAKVTLIFAIQ is encoded by the coding sequence ATGTCCGCAGTGCGCAGGATGTTGTCGACGCTGGTGGTGCTCGCGGGTTTCACCGCCGCCGCGCAGTCGCCGTCGCCCGGTTCGCCCCAGGCGCGTCCCCCCGTTGATCCCCAGGTGCGCACGCTGCGCGTGGAGGGCACGGGTGAGGTGAAGGCGCAGCCGGACGAGGCCTTCATCGACGTGGCGGTGGAGACGTCCGCCGCGAACGCGAAGGCGGCGGGCGAGGAGAACGCGAAGCGGATGGAGAAGGTGCTGGCGGCGCTGATGTCCGCGGGCATCGCGAAGCGGGACCTCCAGACGCGCAACTACAACGTCTATCCGGAATACACGCCGTCCCCGCCGCAGGGTGGGGAGCCGAAGCTCAAGGGCTACCGCGTGAGCAACCTGGTGAGCGTCCACGTGACGGACCTGACCAAGGTGGGCGGGCTGTTGGACAAGGCGCTCGCGGCGGGGGCGAACCGGGTGGATTCGGTGCGCTTCGGGCTGAGCCGCCAGGACGCGGTGCAGGGCGAAGCGCTGCGGCAGGCGGTGGGGCGCGCGCGCAAGTCGGCGGAGGTGCTGGCCGCGTCGCTCAACGTGAAGCTGGGCGCGGTGCTGGACGCGAGCACGGTGACCGAAGCGCCGCGCCTCTACCCGGCCACCTTCGCCATGGACATGGCGGAGTCGCGCTCCGCGCCCACCACGCCCATCAATCCGGAAGAGCAGACGGTGCAGGCGAAGGTGACGCTCATCTTCGCGATCCAGTAG
- a CDS encoding Tox-REase-5 domain-containing protein: protein MRADVLLGCVALLFTGCASVPPGPGRTLSYTARTATGAPGGRASNDEAPRASAPAMSVTRPEEAPPLYRRKAVREVVTGASPVRAVAMADVTRPDDLQSDAWEQLLTNAGLEARDERPLGGGLTPAQAARLLDVLVGKPGTLDAFPPRMAVGFILREVMDGGEVTRQELLRRVECFSREQIAVLRPDGYLAWALAGRTQQKVAPVEWKDGAFRAHGFELGRFYSGKGGVFRTVDARLQASDWRPMAEVYDDADVINRTLDGAEDAFVELYHALGQLLTRPVDSLAGLSNLPAGVAALIEASPMYWERFQSMTRGEQIREVSRLTTGLLMTGGAASATTRMLKGMTLGAEVSVPVLSLSAEGALALERIAVPAGRAAAAMSGGPGAAIVLQRANTAGNDPSPSRGPGQWAPANESMSPRARGYQEQITGHTADEAYWVGGTSTKDGGLKFDGFRDDVLLEAKGPGYAAFFEDDFAPRDWFRLSGKARELVTQGRRQRDMVRGMGIRIEWHVAEKHAADSIRKLLRDNDIPEIVVIPTPVRLLNP, encoded by the coding sequence ATGCGCGCTGACGTCCTGCTCGGGTGCGTGGCCCTCCTCTTCACCGGCTGCGCCTCGGTGCCTCCCGGGCCCGGAAGGACGCTGAGCTACACAGCCCGCACGGCCACGGGCGCCCCTGGGGGGCGAGCGTCGAACGACGAGGCGCCGCGTGCATCCGCCCCGGCGATGAGCGTCACGCGGCCTGAGGAAGCGCCGCCGTTGTACCGCCGCAAGGCCGTGCGTGAGGTGGTGACGGGAGCGAGCCCCGTCCGTGCGGTGGCCATGGCGGACGTCACCCGCCCTGATGATTTGCAGTCGGACGCCTGGGAGCAGTTGCTGACGAACGCGGGCCTGGAGGCGCGGGACGAGCGCCCTCTGGGAGGGGGGCTGACGCCCGCACAAGCCGCGCGTCTGCTGGATGTGCTGGTGGGCAAGCCCGGCACGTTGGACGCCTTCCCGCCTCGCATGGCTGTGGGCTTCATCCTGCGCGAGGTGATGGACGGAGGCGAAGTCACGCGGCAGGAACTCCTGCGGCGAGTCGAGTGCTTCTCCCGGGAACAGATCGCGGTGTTGCGACCGGACGGCTATCTGGCGTGGGCCCTCGCCGGGCGCACGCAGCAGAAGGTGGCACCCGTCGAGTGGAAGGACGGCGCCTTCCGAGCGCATGGCTTCGAACTGGGTCGCTTCTACAGCGGTAAGGGCGGTGTCTTCCGGACCGTGGACGCACGGCTCCAGGCTTCGGACTGGCGCCCCATGGCAGAGGTGTACGACGACGCGGACGTCATCAACCGCACCCTGGATGGGGCGGAAGATGCGTTCGTGGAGCTGTACCACGCGCTGGGCCAGTTGCTCACGCGTCCCGTGGACAGTCTCGCTGGGCTGAGCAACCTGCCAGCGGGCGTGGCGGCACTCATCGAGGCCTCGCCCATGTACTGGGAGCGCTTCCAGTCCATGACCCGCGGAGAGCAGATCCGCGAGGTGTCGCGGCTGACGACGGGCCTGCTCATGACCGGGGGCGCGGCTTCGGCCACGACCCGGATGCTGAAAGGGATGACGCTGGGCGCGGAAGTCTCTGTGCCGGTGCTCTCGCTGTCGGCGGAGGGCGCGCTGGCGCTGGAGCGCATCGCGGTGCCAGCAGGGCGCGCGGCGGCGGCAATGAGCGGCGGACCCGGGGCGGCCATCGTCCTCCAGAGGGCGAACACGGCGGGCAACGATCCATCTCCGTCCAGGGGGCCCGGGCAGTGGGCGCCTGCCAACGAGTCGATGTCTCCGCGTGCCCGGGGCTACCAGGAGCAGATCACGGGACACACGGCGGATGAGGCGTACTGGGTCGGTGGCACGAGCACGAAGGATGGCGGGCTCAAGTTCGATGGATTCAGGGATGACGTGCTACTGGAGGCCAAAGGGCCCGGCTACGCCGCGTTCTTCGAGGACGACTTCGCCCCCAGGGATTGGTTCAGGCTTTCGGGCAAGGCCCGAGAACTCGTGACTCAAGGCCGGAGGCAACGCGACATGGTCCGTGGAATGGGCATCCGTATTGAATGGCACGTCGCCGAGAAGCATGCGGCGGACTCCATTCGGAAATTGCTGAGGGACAATGACATTCCGGAGATCGTCGTCATCCCCACCCCAGTGCGCCTGTTGAATCCTTGA
- a CDS encoding immunity 52 family protein — translation MTTHADSRTSPETYYAGAYWGPRRESPEECARRAAAFLTMLATCDPLLANWNKIPKPRGRGRKTPLMPPDLPTLTEAFRRGVNREPGGPPIEHLGLTVEAYNDGVRQDFISVSMHCGSYEQHRSANVCVLSLPSKGEGAERILTASVLTEVTRSMALTWEPDWAVAMSHAHRDMDDGGDETAIWLGWVTYLSRHRGTVPPLPAPVRIELVEDKGTLIILTPERFTAANPEHIALARRVRELLARAGLMPAVTF, via the coding sequence ATGACAACCCACGCTGACTCCCGGACCTCGCCAGAAACCTACTACGCCGGTGCCTACTGGGGCCCGCGACGGGAGTCCCCAGAAGAGTGTGCCCGACGAGCAGCGGCCTTCCTCACCATGCTGGCCACGTGTGACCCCTTGCTGGCGAACTGGAACAAGATTCCCAAGCCGCGCGGCAGGGGACGCAAGACTCCCCTCATGCCCCCTGACTTGCCCACCCTGACGGAGGCGTTCCGGCGTGGCGTCAACCGAGAGCCGGGTGGGCCTCCCATCGAACACCTGGGGCTGACGGTCGAGGCATACAACGATGGCGTTCGCCAGGACTTCATCTCCGTGAGCATGCACTGCGGGAGCTACGAGCAGCACCGCTCCGCCAACGTGTGTGTCCTGTCACTCCCGTCGAAGGGGGAGGGCGCGGAGCGCATCCTCACGGCCTCCGTGCTGACGGAAGTGACTCGCAGCATGGCGCTGACCTGGGAACCGGACTGGGCCGTGGCCATGTCTCACGCACATCGGGACATGGACGATGGAGGAGACGAAACCGCAATCTGGCTGGGCTGGGTGACCTACCTGTCCCGTCACCGGGGCACCGTGCCGCCACTGCCCGCCCCCGTGCGCATCGAGCTTGTCGAGGACAAGGGCACGTTGATCATCCTGACCCCTGAGCGCTTCACGGCAGCCAACCCCGAGCACATCGCACTGGCGCGACGTGTGCGCGAACTGCTGGCCCGTGCGGGACTCATGCCGGCCGTGACGTTCTGA
- a CDS encoding trypsin-like serine peptidase, translated as MRPWGLLLTGTVLLGFTACGGSAVPVVPRVCEEPRVPEVGSLTQCGPIADFTPINRYQGAFADVVQAREDAVVIIDGRCTGTLIQASAGPVVVTAGHCAAVGDRALVVFNFEDAPDGDPLITEGTVIEQALEPDYALIALDVLPDVTPVPLTARATERLAIIQHPRGRPKVIAEGGYLATCRQLVYYTDLDTLVGSSGAGVLNREGHLLGIHTDGDCYSTGQGSNRGWTSDALVEASPYLLPSDIVER; from the coding sequence ATGCGGCCGTGGGGCCTGTTGCTCACGGGCACCGTCCTCCTGGGCTTCACCGCCTGTGGAGGAAGCGCGGTGCCCGTGGTTCCTCGCGTCTGCGAGGAGCCGCGGGTGCCAGAGGTGGGCAGCCTCACGCAGTGCGGCCCCATCGCTGATTTCACCCCCATCAACCGCTATCAGGGCGCCTTCGCCGACGTCGTCCAGGCGCGCGAGGACGCGGTCGTCATCATTGATGGGCGCTGCACCGGAACCCTGATTCAAGCGAGCGCGGGCCCGGTCGTGGTGACCGCGGGGCACTGTGCGGCGGTCGGGGACCGGGCGCTGGTGGTCTTCAACTTCGAGGACGCGCCCGACGGCGACCCGCTCATCACCGAGGGCACCGTCATTGAGCAGGCGCTCGAACCCGACTACGCGCTCATCGCGCTCGACGTGCTGCCCGACGTCACGCCCGTCCCGCTGACGGCCCGGGCCACCGAACGGCTGGCCATCATCCAGCATCCCCGGGGCCGGCCCAAGGTCATCGCCGAGGGCGGCTACCTGGCCACCTGCCGGCAGCTTGTCTACTACACGGACCTGGACACGCTGGTCGGAAGCTCCGGCGCGGGTGTGCTCAACCGCGAGGGCCACCTGCTGGGCATCCACACCGACGGCGACTGCTATTCGACCGGCCAGGGCTCCAACAGGGGTTGGACGTCGGATGCGCTGGTCGAAGCGTCCCCGTACCTGCTGCCCTCCGACATCGTCGAACGCTGA